A single genomic interval of Portunus trituberculatus isolate SZX2019 chromosome 41, ASM1759143v1, whole genome shotgun sequence harbors:
- the LOC123516893 gene encoding uncharacterized protein LOC123516893 isoform X8, with protein MRVRNQPKSDYTYSTSLTYRDRVTPDRKIGSPNMSRRGLRGGNMAYTKSPDFSSSDLSNETDDSSHLNLRTRTVLRPMEALSDTSDGEGEGVVEPVSRRTRSSRSRSTEFGPRINGSTITRTVTSYTTTRTLHQGLDVDSDVDDGTESTVPQRATPFTARSGTPLARRSATPVSREFSRGNSRSSVCGDAGRGYTLAKGAIAEDVEEEEEAENDSTLSWRILSWRTVRRITTYVTTSVVMIAVRTVLAQQSDTSTSVSSSEKLSRYSFLSSVSSSSRRVVDAGAGLLAASKDHLKKRPILLWIPLIPLLMLLLLVASWWLLQSGAKTDDSADPTQTTDGPSFLSYILTSASDISNLVINGIYYGPILAWEAILGLVGWVVSVSSASFSALWNAITSMAVWLGSAAHSGLAYILQTIYLILELLQIMGLAVASFFSSSFSYVFGFLLPINGSEEGAGNEAQSWSASAWVSSATSLSWVSQVYTSVSEAAQKTQTWIWDGWLWLVISLADALTAGLSSILWFLGFLWSLVCLMVSGLWTLLVYIFTGTTGFLSSAATTGTSVVVEVFSTVAGASKLVLLPFSKTSESSKTDHNTLLETHLTPVDDPKVGIDGISVEDIVSRVLESTELRGLITTVSSQNTAKNQATTEEINLVKSLVEGKLKEHKAETAALWESHTKAAALDTKTHMLSVNEQQQDFLKQVGLLRAEVARLQDSMKASQEDQNHHHHHHLEALHNQIDKLALQLRELENNHTSLVSEVKSCCKNASVTLADVERHVTTLLGDILGFSSGQGTAGDSWNVADMAAWLKSYFVAKEELETRLNILTSSLQKKSMEDNKMKESTMAASNAAIAQSTQIIMNTVLEKLRTEIQKQHEGHVEASSHQVSQEVNSQMQAAAAVLGKQVSEQVEQQLQSSKQQLANSVNIAIEKAVPKHVASAVPEAVGSAVSEAVADAVPKAVSTAIPSVVQVAVEGAVETAVNAAVDAAVPEAVAKAVPEAVDAAVPIVVSSAVAEAVPQAVEGALPNTVNVAVQEAVAQEVQGAMTVAVSEAIASALPSAVSTAVNETVAAKISEAVVDAKLSRTSDTHDEVRSGDGVVVVSGTHSDMSSSSSGATLSATVNVSNNGNNGSNLFAPVSMPMLGGLNESAVIRIVKEALLKYDADKTGMVDHALESAGGNIISTRCTESYQVHLAELSILGVPLFRYPTNNNPRIIIQPERMPGQCWAFKGSQGYIVIKLAGSVLPTGFTIEHIPKSLSPSGEIDSAPREFEVWGLHSENDEGVLLGNYEYDQNGDPFQYFAKKETNSEYFPLIELKINSNHGNLQYTCLYRFRVHGLRHF; from the exons GAACCAGCCCAAGTCAGACTACACGTACAGCACTTCGCTGACCTACCGAGATCGTGTGACTCCAGACCGGAAGATCGGGTCCCCCAATATGTCCCGGCGGGGACTCCGGGGTGGGAACATGGCTTACACCAAGTCACCAGACTTCTCCTCATCAGACTTGTCCAACGAGACCGACGACAGTAGTCATCTGAACCTCAGGACGAGAACAGTACTCCGCCCCATGGAAGCCCTCTCAG ACACCAgtgatggggaaggagagggcgTTGTGGAACCAGTGTCCAGAAGAACTCGGTCCAGCAGGAGCCGCAGTACCGAGTTTGGCCCAAGGATAAACGGCTCCACCATAACCAGAACTGTTACCT CATACACCACAACCAGGACACTGCACCAAGGTCTTGATGTGGACAGTGATGTGGACGATGGCACAGAGTCCACGGTGCCTCAGCGAGCCACCCCCTTCACAGCCAGGAGTGGCACCCCCTTGGCTAGGAGGAGTGCCACTCCAGTTAGCAGAGAGTTCAGTAGAGGCAACTCAAGATCATCTGTTTGTGGTGATGCGGGGAGAGGCTACACACTGGCTAAGGGGGCCATAGCAGAAGatgttgaggaggaagaagaggcagaaaaTG ATTCCACCCTAAGTTGGAGGATATTGAGCTGGCGCACTGTGAGGCGCATCACCACCTATGTCACCACCTCTGTTGTCATGATAGCAGTGAGAACAGTGTTGGCGCAACAGTCAGATACTTCAACATCTGTCTCATCTTCAGAAAAATTGTCTAGGTACTCCTTTCTGTCAagtgtgagcagcagcagccggcGAGTTGTGGATGCAGGTGCAGGCTTGCTGGCTGCATCCAAGGACCACTTGAAGAAAAGACCCATTCTCCTCTggattcctctcattcctttgttGATGCTCTTGCTCCTTGTTG CATCCTGGTGGCTGTTGCAGTCTGGTGCCAAGACAGATGACTCAGCTGACCCCACACAGACTACTGATGgaccttccttcctgtcctatATCTTGACCTCAGCATCTGATATTTCTAACCTGGTGATTAATGGCATCTATTATGGTCCTATCCTGGCATGGGAAGCAATTCTTGGCCTGGTGGGCTGGGTCGTGTCTGTGTCCTCAGCCAGTTTCTCTGCATTGTGGAATGCAATCACAAGCATGGCCGTGTGGCTTGGGTCTGCGGCACACTCTGGCTTGGCATACATACTGCAGACTATCTACCTCATACTGGAACTCCTTCAAATCATGGGCTTAGCAGTAGCaagtttcttctcttcatctttctcttatgTGTTTGGATTCCTTTTGCCCATCAATGGGTctgaagaaggagcaggaaatgAAGCTCAGTCATGGAGTGCCTCTGCTTGGGTATCAAGTGCAACTTCGCTCAGCTGGGTGTCACAAGTATACACAAGTGTGTCAGAAGCTGCTcagaaaacacaaacatggaTTTGGGATGGGTGGCTATGGCTGGTGATCTCTCTGGCTGATGCTCTCACAGCTGGTTTGTCATCTATACTATGGTTCCTGGGCTTTCTGTGGTCTCTGGTGTGCCTCATGGTATCAGGACTCTGGACTCTACTAGTCTACATTTTTACTGGCACCACTGGATTTTTGTCATCAGCTGCTACAACAGGGACATCTGTAGTTGTGGAAGTGTTCTCTACAGTAGCTGGTGCTTCCAAACTG GTACTTCTGCCATTTTCCAAAACCTCAGAATCTTCAAAAACTGATCACAACACTTTACTGGAAACCCACTTAACACCTGTTGATGATCCAAAAGTTGGTATTGATGGAATATCAGTTGAGGATATTGTGAGCAGAGTACTGGAGAGCACAGAGTTGAGAGGACTCATCACTACCGTCTCCTCACAGAACACTGCCAAAAACCAGGCAACAACTGAAGAAATAAATCTTGTAAA GTCTCTAGTGGAAGGGAAACTGAAGGAACACAAAGCTGAAACTGCAGCACTGTGGGAGAGTCACACGAAGGCTGCAGCATTGGACACAAAGACGCACATGTTGTCGGTTAATGAGCAACAGCAGGATTTTCTTAAACAAGTTGGACTG CTTAGAGCAGAGGTGGCAAGGCTGCAGGACTCCATGAAGGCCAGCCAAGAGGATcagaaccatcaccaccaccaccatttggAAGCGCTCCATAACCAGATCGACAAACTTGCTCTACAGCTGCGGGAATTGGAG AATAACCACACAAGCTTGGTATCAGAGGTGAAGAGTTGCTGCAAGAATGCAAGTGTGACATTGGCAGATGTTGAGAGGCATGTGACTACCCTGTTAGGGGATATCTTAGGCTTCTCCTCTGGGCAAGGCACTGCTGGGGACTCCTGGAATGTGGCTGATATGGCTGCCTGGCTTAAAAGCTACTTTGTGGCCAAGGAGGAACTGGAAACTAGACTCAACATCCTAACATCATCCTTGCAGAAGAAAAGCATGGAAG ataataaaatgaaagaatccACCATGGCTGCCAGCAATGCAGCAATTGCTCAGAGTACACAGATAATCATGAACACTGTTCTTGAGAAGCTCCGTACTGAGATCCAGAAACAGCATGAAGGTCATGTTGAAGCTTCCAGTCACCAAGTGTCCCAGGAGGTGAACAGCCAGATGCAGGCAgctgctgctgtgctgggtAAACAGGTGTCTGAGCAGGTTGAGCAACAACTTCAGTCATCTAAGCAGCAACTGGCGAACAGTGTAAATATTGCAATTGAGAAGGCTGTACCAAAGCATGTGGCATCTGCTGTTCCAGAAGCTGTAGGAAGTGCAGTATCTGAAGCTGTTGCTGATGCCGTTCCTAAGGCTGTTTCAACAGCAATTCCGAGTGTTGTGCAGGTTGCTGTGGAGGGTGCCGTTGAAACGGCAGTCAATGCAGCAGTTGATGCTGCTGTTCCAGAGGCTGTTGCTAAGGCAGTTCCTGAAGCTGTTGATGCAGCTGTGCCAATTGTTGTAAGCAGTGCAGTTGCAGAAGCAGTACCTCAAGCAGTAGAAGGGGCCTTACCAAACACTGTAAATGTTGCTGTCCAGGAGGCTGTGGCTCAGGAAGTACAAGGAGCAATGACAGTGGCAGTTTCTGAAGCGATAGCCTCTGCCCTACCATCTGCTGTGTCAACAGCTGTGAATGAGACTGTTGCTGCCAAAATTTCTGAGGCTGTTGTAGATGCTAAGCTTAGCAGAACTAGTGATACACATGATGAG GTAAGGAGTGGtgatggcgtggtggtggtctccGGAACACACTCGGATatgagcagcagtagcagtggtgccaCACTCTCGGCTACCGTCAATGTGTCAAATAACGGAAACAATGGTTCCAATCTGTTTGCTCCGGTGTCTATGCCCATGTTGGGTGGACTTAATGAATCTGCAGTGATTCGCATTGTAAAAGAAGCCCTGCTGAAATATGATGCTGATAAGACTGGTATGGTGGATCATGCTTTGGAAAGTGCAGGTGGAAATATCATCTCAACACGTTGTACAGAAAGTTATCAG GTCCACCTAGCTGAGTTGAGCATCTTAGGAGTGCCACTGTTCCGGTATCCCACCAACAACAACCCTCGTATCATCATCCAGCCTGAGAGGATGCCCGGACAGTGCTGGGCTTTCAAGGGTTCTCAAGGGTACATAGTTATCAAACTGGCTGGTAGTGTCTTGCCAACTGGATTTACCATTGAACATATACCTAAATCATTGTCGCCCTCTGGAGAAATTGATTCTGCTCCCAGAGAATTTGAAGTTTGGGGGCTACATTCTGAAAATGATGAAGGTGTTCTACTTGGCAATTATGAATATGATCAAAATGGAGATCCTTTCCAATATTTtgctaaaaaagaaacaaattctGAATACTTCCCATTGATTGAGTTGAAAATCAACAGTAATCATGGTAATTTGCAGTACACATGCCTTTACAGGTTCAGAGTTCATGGTTTACGACATTTTTAA
- the LOC123516893 gene encoding uncharacterized protein LOC123516893 isoform X6, with product MARKKTAVSLLPDPGNQPKSDYTYSTSLTYRDRVTPDRKIGSPNMSRRGLRGGNMAYTKSPDFSSSDLSNETDDSSHLNLRTRTVLRPMEALSDTSDGEGEGVVEPVSRRTRSSRSRSTEFGPRINGSTITRTVTSYTTTRTLHQGLDVDSDVDDGTESTVPQRATPFTARSGTPLARRSATPVSREFSRGNSRSSVCGDAGRGYTLAKGAIAEDVEEEEEAENDSTLSWRILSWRTVRRITTYVTTSVVMIAVRTVLAQQSDTSTSVSSSEKLSRYSFLSSVSSSSRRVVDAGAGLLAASKDHLKKRPILLWIPLIPLLMLLLLVASWWLLQSGAKTDDSADPTQTTDGPSFLSYILTSASDISNLVINGIYYGPILAWEAILGLVGWVVSVSSASFSALWNAITSMAVWLGSAAHSGLAYILQTIYLILELLQIMGLAVASFFSSSFSYVFGFLLPINGSEEGAGNEAQSWSASAWVSSATSLSWVSQVYTSVSEAAQKTQTWIWDGWLWLVISLADALTAGLSSILWFLGFLWSLVCLMVSGLWTLLVYIFTGTTGFLSSAATTGTSVVVEVFSTVAGASKLVLLPFSKTSESSKTDHNTLLETHLTPVDDPKVGIDGISVEDIVSRVLESTELRGLITTVSSQNTAKNQATTEEINLVKSLVEGKLKEHKAETAALWESHTKAAALDTKTHMLSVNEQQQDFLKQVGLLRAEVARLQDSMKASQEDQNHHHHHHLEALHNQIDKLALQLRELENNHTSLVSEVKSCCKNASVTLADVERHVTTLLGDILGFSSGQGTAGDSWNVADMAAWLKSYFVAKEELETRLNILTSSLQKKSMEDNKMKESTMAASNAAIAQSTQIIMNTVLEKLRTEIQKQHEGHVEASSHQVSQEVNSQMQAAAAVLGKQVSEQVEQQLQSSKQQLANSVNIAIEKAVPKHVASAVPEAVGSAVSEAVADAVPKAVSTAIPSVVQVAVEGAVETAVNAAVDAAVPEAVAKAVPEAVDAAVPIVVSSAVAEAVPQAVEGALPNTVNVAVQEAVAQEVQGAMTVAVSEAIASALPSAVSTAVNETVAAKISEAVVDAKLSRTSDTHDEVRSGDGVVVVSGTHSDMSSSSSGATLSATVNVSNNGNNGSNLFAPVSMPMLGGLNESAVIRIVKEALLKYDADKTGMVDHALESAGGNIISTRCTESYQVHLAELSILGVPLFRYPTNNNPRIIIQPERMPGQCWAFKGSQGYIVIKLAGSVLPTGFTIEHIPKSLSPSGEIDSAPREFEVWGLHSENDEGVLLGNYEYDQNGDPFQYFAKKETNSEYFPLIELKINSNHGNLQYTCLYRFRVHGLRHF from the exons GAACCAGCCCAAGTCAGACTACACGTACAGCACTTCGCTGACCTACCGAGATCGTGTGACTCCAGACCGGAAGATCGGGTCCCCCAATATGTCCCGGCGGGGACTCCGGGGTGGGAACATGGCTTACACCAAGTCACCAGACTTCTCCTCATCAGACTTGTCCAACGAGACCGACGACAGTAGTCATCTGAACCTCAGGACGAGAACAGTACTCCGCCCCATGGAAGCCCTCTCAG ACACCAgtgatggggaaggagagggcgTTGTGGAACCAGTGTCCAGAAGAACTCGGTCCAGCAGGAGCCGCAGTACCGAGTTTGGCCCAAGGATAAACGGCTCCACCATAACCAGAACTGTTACCT CATACACCACAACCAGGACACTGCACCAAGGTCTTGATGTGGACAGTGATGTGGACGATGGCACAGAGTCCACGGTGCCTCAGCGAGCCACCCCCTTCACAGCCAGGAGTGGCACCCCCTTGGCTAGGAGGAGTGCCACTCCAGTTAGCAGAGAGTTCAGTAGAGGCAACTCAAGATCATCTGTTTGTGGTGATGCGGGGAGAGGCTACACACTGGCTAAGGGGGCCATAGCAGAAGatgttgaggaggaagaagaggcagaaaaTG ATTCCACCCTAAGTTGGAGGATATTGAGCTGGCGCACTGTGAGGCGCATCACCACCTATGTCACCACCTCTGTTGTCATGATAGCAGTGAGAACAGTGTTGGCGCAACAGTCAGATACTTCAACATCTGTCTCATCTTCAGAAAAATTGTCTAGGTACTCCTTTCTGTCAagtgtgagcagcagcagccggcGAGTTGTGGATGCAGGTGCAGGCTTGCTGGCTGCATCCAAGGACCACTTGAAGAAAAGACCCATTCTCCTCTggattcctctcattcctttgttGATGCTCTTGCTCCTTGTTG CATCCTGGTGGCTGTTGCAGTCTGGTGCCAAGACAGATGACTCAGCTGACCCCACACAGACTACTGATGgaccttccttcctgtcctatATCTTGACCTCAGCATCTGATATTTCTAACCTGGTGATTAATGGCATCTATTATGGTCCTATCCTGGCATGGGAAGCAATTCTTGGCCTGGTGGGCTGGGTCGTGTCTGTGTCCTCAGCCAGTTTCTCTGCATTGTGGAATGCAATCACAAGCATGGCCGTGTGGCTTGGGTCTGCGGCACACTCTGGCTTGGCATACATACTGCAGACTATCTACCTCATACTGGAACTCCTTCAAATCATGGGCTTAGCAGTAGCaagtttcttctcttcatctttctcttatgTGTTTGGATTCCTTTTGCCCATCAATGGGTctgaagaaggagcaggaaatgAAGCTCAGTCATGGAGTGCCTCTGCTTGGGTATCAAGTGCAACTTCGCTCAGCTGGGTGTCACAAGTATACACAAGTGTGTCAGAAGCTGCTcagaaaacacaaacatggaTTTGGGATGGGTGGCTATGGCTGGTGATCTCTCTGGCTGATGCTCTCACAGCTGGTTTGTCATCTATACTATGGTTCCTGGGCTTTCTGTGGTCTCTGGTGTGCCTCATGGTATCAGGACTCTGGACTCTACTAGTCTACATTTTTACTGGCACCACTGGATTTTTGTCATCAGCTGCTACAACAGGGACATCTGTAGTTGTGGAAGTGTTCTCTACAGTAGCTGGTGCTTCCAAACTG GTACTTCTGCCATTTTCCAAAACCTCAGAATCTTCAAAAACTGATCACAACACTTTACTGGAAACCCACTTAACACCTGTTGATGATCCAAAAGTTGGTATTGATGGAATATCAGTTGAGGATATTGTGAGCAGAGTACTGGAGAGCACAGAGTTGAGAGGACTCATCACTACCGTCTCCTCACAGAACACTGCCAAAAACCAGGCAACAACTGAAGAAATAAATCTTGTAAA GTCTCTAGTGGAAGGGAAACTGAAGGAACACAAAGCTGAAACTGCAGCACTGTGGGAGAGTCACACGAAGGCTGCAGCATTGGACACAAAGACGCACATGTTGTCGGTTAATGAGCAACAGCAGGATTTTCTTAAACAAGTTGGACTG CTTAGAGCAGAGGTGGCAAGGCTGCAGGACTCCATGAAGGCCAGCCAAGAGGATcagaaccatcaccaccaccaccatttggAAGCGCTCCATAACCAGATCGACAAACTTGCTCTACAGCTGCGGGAATTGGAG AATAACCACACAAGCTTGGTATCAGAGGTGAAGAGTTGCTGCAAGAATGCAAGTGTGACATTGGCAGATGTTGAGAGGCATGTGACTACCCTGTTAGGGGATATCTTAGGCTTCTCCTCTGGGCAAGGCACTGCTGGGGACTCCTGGAATGTGGCTGATATGGCTGCCTGGCTTAAAAGCTACTTTGTGGCCAAGGAGGAACTGGAAACTAGACTCAACATCCTAACATCATCCTTGCAGAAGAAAAGCATGGAAG ataataaaatgaaagaatccACCATGGCTGCCAGCAATGCAGCAATTGCTCAGAGTACACAGATAATCATGAACACTGTTCTTGAGAAGCTCCGTACTGAGATCCAGAAACAGCATGAAGGTCATGTTGAAGCTTCCAGTCACCAAGTGTCCCAGGAGGTGAACAGCCAGATGCAGGCAgctgctgctgtgctgggtAAACAGGTGTCTGAGCAGGTTGAGCAACAACTTCAGTCATCTAAGCAGCAACTGGCGAACAGTGTAAATATTGCAATTGAGAAGGCTGTACCAAAGCATGTGGCATCTGCTGTTCCAGAAGCTGTAGGAAGTGCAGTATCTGAAGCTGTTGCTGATGCCGTTCCTAAGGCTGTTTCAACAGCAATTCCGAGTGTTGTGCAGGTTGCTGTGGAGGGTGCCGTTGAAACGGCAGTCAATGCAGCAGTTGATGCTGCTGTTCCAGAGGCTGTTGCTAAGGCAGTTCCTGAAGCTGTTGATGCAGCTGTGCCAATTGTTGTAAGCAGTGCAGTTGCAGAAGCAGTACCTCAAGCAGTAGAAGGGGCCTTACCAAACACTGTAAATGTTGCTGTCCAGGAGGCTGTGGCTCAGGAAGTACAAGGAGCAATGACAGTGGCAGTTTCTGAAGCGATAGCCTCTGCCCTACCATCTGCTGTGTCAACAGCTGTGAATGAGACTGTTGCTGCCAAAATTTCTGAGGCTGTTGTAGATGCTAAGCTTAGCAGAACTAGTGATACACATGATGAG GTAAGGAGTGGtgatggcgtggtggtggtctccGGAACACACTCGGATatgagcagcagtagcagtggtgccaCACTCTCGGCTACCGTCAATGTGTCAAATAACGGAAACAATGGTTCCAATCTGTTTGCTCCGGTGTCTATGCCCATGTTGGGTGGACTTAATGAATCTGCAGTGATTCGCATTGTAAAAGAAGCCCTGCTGAAATATGATGCTGATAAGACTGGTATGGTGGATCATGCTTTGGAAAGTGCAGGTGGAAATATCATCTCAACACGTTGTACAGAAAGTTATCAG GTCCACCTAGCTGAGTTGAGCATCTTAGGAGTGCCACTGTTCCGGTATCCCACCAACAACAACCCTCGTATCATCATCCAGCCTGAGAGGATGCCCGGACAGTGCTGGGCTTTCAAGGGTTCTCAAGGGTACATAGTTATCAAACTGGCTGGTAGTGTCTTGCCAACTGGATTTACCATTGAACATATACCTAAATCATTGTCGCCCTCTGGAGAAATTGATTCTGCTCCCAGAGAATTTGAAGTTTGGGGGCTACATTCTGAAAATGATGAAGGTGTTCTACTTGGCAATTATGAATATGATCAAAATGGAGATCCTTTCCAATATTTtgctaaaaaagaaacaaattctGAATACTTCCCATTGATTGAGTTGAAAATCAACAGTAATCATGGTAATTTGCAGTACACATGCCTTTACAGGTTCAGAGTTCATGGTTTACGACATTTTTAA